One stretch of Daphnia pulicaria isolate SC F1-1A chromosome 6, SC_F0-13Bv2, whole genome shotgun sequence DNA includes these proteins:
- the LOC124342459 gene encoding uncharacterized protein LOC124342459 isoform X1, translating into MVLNSTVSSIVSDFVTSSPDMNVSANCSSSGTSSIDLTTVEGDFKALQWAMSITIVVEVLGALFFFGTAWYIVEDKAKVDLAVADGSRGFRAVSMKELPASLMWNSHPSDLVTSKIIGLGFDDETRQLSPSRNRRPDSNGTPEEEQPITIIAPASDYLSVI; encoded by the exons ATGGTTCTAAACTCGACTGTTTCGTCAATTGTGAGCGACTTTGTTACGAGTTCACCTGATATGAATGTCAGCGCAAACTGTTCCAGTTCAGGAACGTCATCTATAGATCTCACCACTGTTGAAGGCGACTTCAAAGCCCTACAGTGGGCCATGTCTATCACGATAGTCGTGGAAGTTCTCGgtgctctcttctttttcggaACAGCATG gtACATCGTGGAGGACAAAGCCAAAGTTGATCTCGCAGTAGCAG ACGGCTCACGCGGTTTCCGAGCCGTAAGCATGAAGGAGTTGCCCGCGTCCTTGATGTGGAACAGCCATCCCTCTGACTTGGTGACGTCTAAAATAATAG GTTTGGGATTCGATGATGAAACGAGGCAACTATCGCCGTCAAGAAATCGGCGGCCAGACAGCAATGgaacacccgaagaagagcaACCCATCACCATCATCGCTCCAGCTTCCGATTATCTTTCggtcatttaa
- the LOC124342421 gene encoding carboxypeptidase B-like produces MKIPIAMYCGLLLSIAAAAKIDYNGHVVIRAFPKTTEQLDVLKDWSTQSISFVDFWFLPTKIGKFVDIHVSPEWYSSVVQTLKDMNIFHKIQIADLGEMERQEQQNIALRRALYNGNKAIDLENYHTYEEVMAYLADLANTNALVSTKIGGSSQEGRDIVQTIISSDLSANKPVLFFECNMHAREWITAATCIWIIDQITSGYGSDSEITALVDQYDWKFVPIANPDGYAYTWSNDRLWRKNRVFINGSTCRGVDVNRNFPIGFGGSSGSSDSPCSTTYSGEVAFSELESCAIRDLIAADRGRVKSAISVHSYDQQWLSPYGYSTEFPPEYAEMLRAMEIGVNAITAVYGTQYTYGSFATALYVGSGVTTDYYYEAEGVVHSYTIELRDDGTYGFQLPPDQIVPTAIETWNGIKAFVNAI; encoded by the exons atgaagatcCCCATTGCGATGTATTGTGGATTGCTGCTGTCCATCGCAGCTGCGGCCAAAATTGATTACAACGG GCATGTGGTAATCCGAGCCTTTCCTAAGACAACGGAACAATTGGACGTATTGAAAGACTGGTCCACGCAATCCATTAGCTTCGTTGATTTCTGGTTCCTTCCGACCAAAATCGGCAAATTTGTTGACATTCACGTCAGTCCCGAATG GTACAGTTCCGTTGTCCAAACTTTAAAGGACATGAACATCTTTCACAAAATTCAAATCGCCGATCTGGGCGAGATGGAACGACAGGAGCAACAGAACATCGCTCTCCGCCGTGCACTCTACAATGGCAATAAGGCCATTGACCTCGAAAATTATCACACATACGAAGAG GTGATGGCTTATTTGGCTGATCTAGCTAACACCAATGCGTTAGTTTCGACCAAAATTGGAGGTTCAAGTCAAGAGGGTCGTGATATTGTTCAAACAATAATCAGCAGTGATCTTTCCGCTAATAAACCCGTCCTCTTTTTCGAATGCAACATGCATGCAAGAGAATGGATCACCGCCGCTACTTGCATTTGGATTATAGATCAG ataacATCCGGATATGGTTCAGATTCGGAGATCACTGCACTCGTTGATCAATATGATTGGAAATTTGTTCCAATCGCAAATCCAGATGGATACGCATACACCTGGAGTAAC gaCCGATTATGGAGAAAAAATCGCGTTTTCATCAACGGGTCAACTTGTCGCGGTGTCGATGTCAACCGAAACTTCCCGATTGGTTTTGGTGGCTCTAGTGGTAGCTCTGACTCACCATGCTCTacta CTTACAGTGGAGAAGTTGCGTTTTCTGAGCTAGAGTCCTGCGCAATTAGG GATTTAATCGCCGCCGACCGCGGAAGAGTCAAATCGGCCATCTCCGTTCATTCATACGACCAACAGTGGCTTTCTCCTTACGGTTATTCCACTGAATTCCCACCAGAATACGCTGAAATG CTGCGTGCCATGGAAATAGGTGTCAATGCAATTACTGCTGTTTATGGGACTCAGTACACATATGGCAGCTTCGCCACCGCTCTCT ATGTCGGATCGGGGGTCACCactgattattattacgagGCTGAAGGAGTGGTTCACTCGTATACAATTGAGTTACGTGACGATGGAACTTACGGCTTCCAATTGCCGCCTGATCAAATAGTTCCGACAGCAATCGAAACGTGGAACGGGATCAAGGCTTTTGTTAACGCGATTTAA
- the LOC124341730 gene encoding LOW QUALITY PROTEIN: protein spinster-like (The sequence of the model RefSeq protein was modified relative to this genomic sequence to represent the inferred CDS: deleted 1 base in 1 codon): MPLWKWPIKSALHQLPNMHERPVPTTPIRILTQIQCDLNIGDTEGGLLQTAFVAIYMICAPVFGYLGDRYSRRLIMAAGIFVWSLTTLLGSYMTNFWAFLVMRSLVGVGEASYSTIAPTIISDLFVGDPRSKFLALFYFAIPVGSGLGNIYIVGSEASRVMGSWHWGLRVTPVFGAVAVLLILLVVQDPPRGESEGAHLSATSWWDDIKSLGKNKSFVMSTAACTAVAFVAGALAWWGPKFIALGLATQQGHQDVSLDDVSYIFGLIAMIAGLLGVPLGSFLGQKLRVRYQRADPIVCGMGMLFSTPLMLAALFIAGWNTTTCFVVVFFGQVLLNLNWAIVADILLYTVILTRRSTAEAFQILFSHALGDAGSPYLISPKF; encoded by the exons ATGCCTCTTTGGAAGTGGCCAATCAAGTCTGCCCTACATCAGCTGCCAAATATGCACGAACGCCCTGTCCCTACGACCCCAATCA gAATTTTAACCCAAATACAATGTGATCTCAATATCGGAGATACAGAGGGTGGCCTGCTTCAAACAGCTTTCGTCGCCATTTACATGATATGCGCCCCCGTATTTGGCTACCTGGGTGATCGATACTCTCGAAG GCTTATCATGGCTGCCGGTATTTTCGTCTGGAGCCTGACAACATTACTTGGCTCTTACATGACAAATTTCTGGGCTTTCCTGGTCATGAGGAGCCTTGTAGGTGTGGGAGAAGCTTCCTACTCAACCATAGCACCTACCATCATTTCAGACTTATTTGTTGGCGATCCTCGCTCAAAATTCCTAGCCCTATTCTATTTCGCAATTCCGGTCGGGAG TGGACTAGGTAACATC TACATCGTTGGCTCAGAAGCATCTAGAGTGATGGGATCGTGGCATTGGGGCCTTCGAGTCACGCCAGTTTTCGGGGCCGTAGCCGTGCTCCTGATTTTGCTGGTCGTCCAGGATCCTCCACGCGGCGAATCTGAAGGCGCCCATCTTTCAGCCACGAGTTGGTGGGACGACATTAAATCACTCGGCAAAAA CAAAAGCTTTGTGATGTCCACAGCAGCTTGCACAGCGGTGGCCTTCGTCGCTGGAGCTCTGGCATGGTGGGGACCCAAGTTTATCGCATTGGGTTTGGCCACTCAACAAGGTCACCAGGATGTTTCATTGGATGA CGTATCGTACATTTTCGGCTTGATTGCCATGATCGCTGGTTTACTGGGCGTTCCCCTTGGATCTTTCCTCGGCCAAAAATTGCGCGTCCGCTATCAGCGGGCCGATCCCATCGTTTGCGGCATGGGTATGCTGTTTTCCACTCCGCTCATGCTAGCTGCGTTGTTTATCGCAGGATGGAACACCACCACTTGCTTTGTGGTCGTCTTCTTTGGTCAAGTCCTGCTCAATTTGAATTGGGCAATTGTGGCTGATATCCTGTTG taTACGGTAATCTTAACGCGACGATCAACCGCTGAAGCGTTCCAAATTCTATTTTCACACGCACTGGGTGACGCCGGCTCTCCTTATTTGAT ATCTCCGAAATTCTGA
- the LOC124342459 gene encoding uncharacterized protein LOC124342459 isoform X2 codes for MVLNSTVSSIVSDFVTSSPDMNVSANCSSSGTSSIDLTTVEGDFKALQWAMSITIVVEVLGALFFFGTAWYIVEDKAKVDLAVAGLGFDDETRQLSPSRNRRPDSNGTPEEEQPITIIAPASDYLSVI; via the exons ATGGTTCTAAACTCGACTGTTTCGTCAATTGTGAGCGACTTTGTTACGAGTTCACCTGATATGAATGTCAGCGCAAACTGTTCCAGTTCAGGAACGTCATCTATAGATCTCACCACTGTTGAAGGCGACTTCAAAGCCCTACAGTGGGCCATGTCTATCACGATAGTCGTGGAAGTTCTCGgtgctctcttctttttcggaACAGCATG gtACATCGTGGAGGACAAAGCCAAAGTTGATCTCGCAGTAGCAG GTTTGGGATTCGATGATGAAACGAGGCAACTATCGCCGTCAAGAAATCGGCGGCCAGACAGCAATGgaacacccgaagaagagcaACCCATCACCATCATCGCTCCAGCTTCCGATTATCTTTCggtcatttaa